A single window of Hyphomicrobiales bacterium DNA harbors:
- a CDS encoding ABC transporter permease, whose protein sequence is MTTVVASSTSSPLIHSNPISSALRTLLRQSRFLLPFAVLIMVWWAIKAIFDLSDRVLVSPAQVASSLWTLFSRGILADYAASSLSTIGIAVFISAVVGIPLGFAVGANKYVARSLSLFLRFFQGVSGISWLPLAIIWFGFTDTTVLVIVVYTLVVPVIFNTMLGVRAIPPNYALALQSLGASRLRIVRDVYLPGALPSIVVGLRLGMGYGWRALIAAEMLIRQGGLGDLIFGARTFGQIDRIISGMIIIGVLYVVVDRLIIQPIENLTFARWGVLRR, encoded by the coding sequence ATGACTACGGTTGTCGCCTCCTCCACATCGTCACCCCTTATTCATAGCAACCCGATCTCATCTGCCCTTCGAACTTTATTACGGCAATCGCGCTTTCTTCTGCCATTTGCAGTGCTCATCATGGTCTGGTGGGCGATCAAGGCGATCTTTGATCTCTCGGACCGCGTTCTCGTTTCTCCGGCCCAGGTCGCCAGCTCGCTATGGACGCTGTTCTCGCGCGGTATCCTTGCCGACTACGCGGCCTCGAGCCTTTCCACGATCGGCATCGCGGTTTTCATTTCAGCCGTCGTCGGCATCCCATTAGGCTTCGCCGTCGGAGCAAACAAGTATGTCGCCCGCTCGCTCAGCCTGTTTCTCCGCTTCTTCCAGGGCGTGTCGGGCATATCATGGCTTCCGCTGGCGATCATATGGTTCGGTTTTACGGATACGACGGTTCTCGTGATTGTCGTGTATACGCTCGTTGTCCCGGTCATCTTCAATACGATGCTCGGTGTCCGCGCTATACCACCGAACTACGCGCTGGCCTTGCAGTCCCTCGGCGCGAGCCGGCTGCGCATCGTCCGCGATGTCTATCTTCCCGGTGCGCTTCCGAGCATCGTCGTGGGCCTGCGGCTCGGTATGGGCTACGGCTGGCGGGCCCTGATCGCCGCTGAAATGCTCATCCGGCAAGGTGGGCTTGGCGACCTGATCTTCGGCGCGCGTACATTCGGCCAGATCGATCGCATCATCAGCGGCATGATCATCATCGGTGTCCTGTATGTGGTCGTGGACCGCCTGATCATCCAGCCCATCGAGAACCTCACCTTTGCCCGCTGGGGAGTGCTCAGGCGATGA
- a CDS encoding conserved membrane hypothetical protein (Evidence 4 : Unknown function but conserved in other organisms) produces MAVIIQPGTWPFWLALLVVAGLGLVELISVLLGASASGLLDEGFSHHGPGDHEAGLLGGWMSWLNAGGVPLLVLAVILLSTFAVFGFAIQGIAKAVFLPLPLVFAVPAALAAAVPTTRWISRGIARVIPRDETSALSQLDFIGLVGTVTIGPLDQGNPGSVRVKDRHDNIHALRTRAAPGHIIETGALVVIVDGADGLFEAIPAPQALDTADNSRG; encoded by the coding sequence ATGGCCGTCATCATCCAGCCCGGCACCTGGCCGTTCTGGCTGGCGCTTTTGGTGGTGGCGGGGCTTGGGCTCGTCGAGTTGATCTCGGTGTTGCTCGGGGCGTCGGCGTCGGGCCTGCTGGACGAAGGCTTCAGCCATCACGGACCGGGGGACCACGAGGCAGGCCTCCTTGGCGGCTGGATGTCCTGGCTCAATGCCGGCGGCGTGCCCCTCCTGGTGTTGGCGGTTATACTGCTATCGACCTTTGCCGTGTTTGGCTTTGCCATCCAAGGGATCGCGAAGGCCGTCTTCCTGCCTCTGCCGCTGGTTTTTGCAGTCCCGGCGGCATTGGCTGCGGCCGTGCCGACGACGCGCTGGATCAGTCGCGGGATCGCGCGGGTCATCCCACGCGACGAGACCAGCGCGCTCAGTCAGCTCGATTTCATCGGGCTTGTCGGCACGGTGACGATCGGCCCGCTGGATCAGGGCAATCCCGGCAGCGTGCGGGTGAAGGATCGCCACGACAACATTCATGCTCTGCGCACACGGGCTGCGCCGGGCCACATCATCGAAACCGGCGCGCTCGTGGTGATCGTCGATGGGGCTGATGGCCTCTTCGAGGCGATCCCCGCGCCGCAAGCACTCGATACGGCCGACAACAGCAGGGGCTGA
- a CDS encoding ABC transporter permease produces MNQNSHARRLSLSPERIVWQILPAVPFLVLLLIWSVYWLYAQPPIGTLPAAWTVFATLWELATNGSLWENVAASLWRLVLGTTVGVITGVVGGFFVGLNRNVSAFVSPLVIFFNAISGIVWLPLVIGWLGIGAALVVFLIWNTVFFLVFQNTVLGVQLVPTVLEHGVRTLGGSRLQTVLSVTLPGALPYILSGIRSGLGFGWRALIAAELVGATVGLGQMIFRAAEFHRADIIIAGCMVIGVLGLLMDRYLLVPIERRTIERWGLVTSTKGI; encoded by the coding sequence ATGAACCAGAATAGTCATGCGCGACGGCTCTCTCTCTCGCCGGAGCGGATCGTCTGGCAGATCCTGCCTGCCGTACCGTTCCTGGTTCTGCTTCTCATCTGGTCGGTCTACTGGCTCTATGCCCAACCGCCGATCGGCACCTTACCCGCTGCCTGGACCGTGTTTGCGACTCTCTGGGAATTGGCGACCAATGGCAGTCTCTGGGAGAATGTCGCGGCCAGCCTCTGGCGCCTCGTTCTCGGAACGACGGTCGGTGTCATCACCGGGGTCGTTGGCGGGTTCTTTGTCGGTCTCAACCGCAACGTATCCGCCTTCGTCAGTCCGCTCGTCATCTTCTTCAATGCGATATCGGGCATCGTATGGCTGCCGCTGGTCATCGGATGGCTGGGTATTGGAGCAGCCCTCGTGGTGTTCCTTATCTGGAATACGGTCTTTTTCCTTGTATTCCAAAATACTGTCCTTGGCGTCCAACTCGTGCCGACCGTCCTGGAACATGGCGTGCGCACGCTGGGCGGCAGCCGCCTGCAGACTGTCCTCAGCGTCACCCTGCCGGGAGCCCTGCCCTATATTCTCTCCGGGATCCGCTCGGGCTTGGGCTTCGGCTGGCGCGCTCTTATCGCGGCTGAACTTGTCGGTGCGACGGTCGGTCTCGGACAGATGATTTTCCGCGCCGCGGAGTTTCATCGAGCCGACATCATCATCGCGGGTTGCATGGTGATCGGCGTCCTCGGCCTGCTGATGGATCGCTATCTGCTGGTGCCCATAGAGCGGCGCACCATTGAGCGCTGGGGCCTCGTCACCTCGACCAAGGGGATTTGA
- the kduD gene encoding 2-dehydro-3-deoxy-D-gluconate 5-dehydrogenase yields MKLFDLSERVVVVTGGGRGLGRAMATGLAEAGAMVVLAGRGHIELEETAEAIRLAGGRSSTVSVDLLEPVGPATLVDRIVAENGRLDVLLHAAGSQVRKPALEFTGEEWDRVTDIHLKAAFLLAQATARHLVDRRAGGKIIFVGSLNSHIGIRNVSAYAAAKCGIAGLARVLANEWAVDGICVNTIIPGYYRTALTEDLFADRARHDWVMSRIPMQRLGDPADLAGAAIYFASSASDYVTGAEIRVDGGWLAT; encoded by the coding sequence GTGAAACTGTTTGATCTCTCCGAACGTGTCGTCGTGGTGACGGGCGGCGGACGCGGGCTCGGTCGGGCCATGGCCACGGGCCTCGCCGAGGCCGGCGCGATGGTGGTGCTCGCCGGGCGCGGGCACATCGAACTGGAGGAGACAGCCGAGGCGATCCGGCTCGCGGGTGGGCGATCCTCCACCGTGAGCGTTGACCTGCTGGAGCCCGTAGGCCCTGCAACGCTTGTCGACAGGATTGTCGCGGAGAACGGCAGACTTGATGTGCTCCTTCATGCGGCGGGATCTCAGGTCCGAAAGCCGGCTTTGGAATTCACGGGTGAAGAGTGGGATCGCGTCACGGATATCCACCTGAAAGCTGCCTTCCTGTTGGCGCAGGCAACGGCCCGTCATCTCGTTGATCGCCGCGCGGGTGGCAAGATCATCTTTGTGGGATCGCTTAACTCTCACATCGGCATTCGCAATGTCTCGGCCTACGCCGCCGCCAAATGCGGCATTGCAGGCCTCGCACGCGTGCTGGCCAATGAATGGGCGGTTGACGGCATCTGTGTGAATACCATCATCCCTGGATACTATCGCACCGCCCTGACTGAAGACCTGTTTGCGGATCGCGCCAGGCATGACTGGGTCATGTCGCGCATTCCGATGCAGCGTCTTGGCGACCCTGCGGATCTCGCGGGGGCGGCGATCTATTTCGCGTCGTCCGCGTCCGACTATGTCACGGGAGCCGAAATCCGCGTCGATGGCGGTTGGCTCGCGACCTAG
- a CDS encoding conserved hypothetical protein (Evidence 4 : Unknown function but conserved in other organisms), which yields MLYIICMVGKPHITMALVLSPSTEDRDALHATLAAYRQALAILDGTKGANLVALHEEAYEDIRARTGLPSRMATLALRDHSRRRAGEPVVDIPLDSKLFAVKGPDSISIATVNGRAVVPYVVEGYREGWDDFSEARLFITVSSIRVLVGVHAGRHAQKEHMMSNEGILARLGRVIAGVVNNTVDTAEAANPVAVAQQAIREIGKISEEARAALGIAVAAGHRLKAKADDLDAEIRDLDGKIKTGLEKGREDLARAATGLQIDLEAQREALAKALAENAGEIAEAEATLRSIASARADAMKRLEDAKRAERAAPTAETPSQRNDQRLADALSAVERVTGVPPKPRDGAAEAEELGRMQRQDAIEARLKAFREGQR from the coding sequence GTGCTTTATATTATCTGTATGGTCGGTAAGCCGCATATCACGATGGCGCTTGTCCTGTCGCCTTCTACGGAGGATCGCGACGCGCTCCACGCGACGCTCGCTGCCTATCGCCAGGCGCTGGCGATCCTCGACGGGACGAAGGGCGCAAATCTCGTAGCTCTTCACGAGGAGGCTTACGAGGACATCCGGGCACGAACGGGATTGCCGTCACGCATGGCGACCTTGGCGCTACGCGACCATAGCCGGCGCCGGGCGGGCGAGCCCGTTGTCGACATTCCCCTGGATTCCAAGCTGTTTGCGGTGAAGGGCCCTGACAGCATCAGCATCGCCACGGTCAACGGAAGAGCCGTTGTCCCTTATGTGGTGGAGGGATATCGCGAGGGCTGGGACGATTTCTCCGAAGCCCGCCTGTTCATCACGGTTTCGTCGATCAGAGTTCTCGTCGGCGTCCATGCCGGCCGCCACGCCCAGAAGGAGCACATGATGTCCAATGAAGGTATTCTTGCCCGCCTCGGCCGTGTTATCGCCGGCGTCGTCAACAATACGGTTGATACAGCCGAGGCTGCCAATCCGGTCGCGGTCGCGCAGCAGGCCATCCGCGAAATCGGCAAGATTTCGGAAGAGGCGCGCGCCGCCCTTGGCATCGCCGTCGCGGCGGGGCATCGCCTCAAGGCAAAGGCCGATGATCTCGACGCCGAGATCAGGGATCTCGACGGGAAGATCAAGACGGGGCTGGAAAAAGGGCGGGAAGACCTTGCTCGCGCCGCCACCGGTCTGCAGATCGATCTGGAGGCGCAGCGCGAAGCCCTTGCAAAGGCGCTCGCCGAAAACGCCGGCGAGATTGCAGAGGCTGAAGCGACGCTGCGCAGCATCGCCTCTGCGCGCGCCGACGCCATGAAGCGCCTTGAGGATGCCAAGCGTGCCGAGCGCGCTGCACCTACGGCCGAAACTCCCTCCCAACGCAACGACCAGCGCCTGGCGGACGCGCTCTCGGCTGTGGAGCGCGTGACAGGCGTGCCCCCCAAGCCAAGAGACGGTGCAGCAGAGGCTGAGGAACTGGGTCGGATGCAACGCCAGGATGCGATCGAGGCGCGGCTCAAGGCCTTTCGAGAAGGCCAACGCTAA
- a CDS encoding membrane hypothetical protein (Evidence 5 : Unknown function), whose protein sequence is MSQRHSGGRALGMAVAAQTLTIIPVFLIGSLSPLIRDDIALDAFGLGLAVAVFYGLSAIGSGAFGRAADHMGPWRTTGAGLVVTALTLLGIAAIGWSVGMIIACLAFAGLANGWVQPSTNLAVSRHVHGARQGFAFGMKQSSIPLATMAGGLAVPFIGLTLGWRWAFGLAALATAIAWLALPRDSAPLPPRHNAAGATMPFATLITLAAMSGCGAGSANGMAAFLVSSIAAAGHAEASAGIVLAMGSIVSIIVRIGAGVVADRRDFPMMLAVSLLFLGGAAGYACLALGQGWTALTIGTALGFGMGWGWSGLSTLAVVRGSPGTAGAATGVTQAGVFIGAVLGPLAFGWIAQTSSYAAAWWTMAALAIAAAGLAIISHRQLGEGPISLADADIGRKA, encoded by the coding sequence ATGAGCCAGCGCCATTCGGGAGGGCGGGCGCTGGGAATGGCGGTCGCTGCCCAGACTCTGACGATCATACCCGTCTTTCTCATTGGCAGTCTCTCGCCTCTCATTCGCGACGACATCGCGCTGGACGCTTTCGGGCTCGGACTTGCCGTCGCGGTATTCTACGGTCTATCAGCCATAGGGTCGGGTGCCTTTGGCCGGGCCGCGGACCACATGGGCCCCTGGCGTACGACAGGGGCAGGCCTCGTGGTGACTGCTCTGACGCTTCTCGGCATCGCAGCAATTGGCTGGAGTGTGGGAATGATCATTGCGTGCCTGGCATTCGCCGGCCTCGCCAACGGCTGGGTACAGCCCTCCACGAACCTCGCCGTATCGCGGCACGTCCATGGTGCTCGCCAAGGCTTTGCCTTCGGCATGAAGCAATCATCAATACCGCTGGCCACCATGGCCGGCGGGCTGGCGGTGCCGTTCATCGGTCTGACACTGGGCTGGCGCTGGGCCTTCGGCTTGGCCGCATTGGCGACGGCCATCGCGTGGCTCGCGCTTCCACGGGATAGCGCGCCTCTCCCGCCACGTCACAACGCGGCGGGAGCGACGATGCCCTTCGCCACATTGATCACCCTCGCCGCCATGTCGGGCTGCGGCGCCGGCAGTGCGAACGGCATGGCCGCGTTCCTCGTGTCATCGATTGCCGCGGCAGGACATGCGGAAGCCAGCGCCGGCATCGTGCTCGCGATGGGAAGCATCGTGTCGATCATTGTAAGAATTGGGGCAGGCGTCGTTGCCGATCGGCGGGATTTTCCAATGATGCTGGCAGTATCGCTGCTTTTTCTCGGCGGTGCGGCTGGCTATGCATGCCTCGCGCTCGGGCAGGGCTGGACGGCGCTTACTATCGGCACCGCGCTGGGCTTTGGCATGGGATGGGGTTGGTCGGGCCTCTCAACACTCGCTGTTGTGAGGGGTAGCCCGGGTACCGCCGGGGCCGCGACCGGTGTCACACAGGCCGGAGTGTTCATCGGGGCTGTGCTCGGTCCGCTCGCTTTTGGCTGGATTGCCCAAACCAGTTCCTATGCCGCCGCCTGGTGGACGATGGCCGCGCTTGCGATCGCGGCCGCAGGTCTCGCGATCATCAGCCATCGCCAGCTGGGCGAAGGTCCGATTTCCCTGGCCGATGCGGATATCGGGAGGAAGGCGTGA
- a CDS encoding D-3-phosphoglycerate dehydrogenase, with protein MKALITDTEIRNPDIEIELLRDAGFDVEVACCRSSAEIIDAGRGADALLVQYAPVTADVFDALPSLRAISRYGIGVDSIDLAAAERHGVWVSNVPDYGFDEVPTHALALLFALLRHVPFHDRNIRGGTWDFQATGPINRISELSLGIVGLGRLGRFAMERARPFFKDVIAYDPFLDDDRWPKGVVKASLQEVFRHAHAISLHVPLTRDNRHLVNDALLAEVPERGSYLVNTSRGGLIDLEAALRALESGRLRGLGLDVMPSEPPPMDHPILHHPRTVITPHVAWYSEASVIDLRRKYTENIVTWARSGIAPNAVVRGITAQSMVV; from the coding sequence ATGAAGGCTCTGATTACGGACACGGAAATCCGCAATCCCGATATTGAGATCGAACTCCTTCGGGACGCCGGTTTTGATGTCGAGGTCGCGTGCTGCCGATCATCGGCGGAGATTATTGACGCGGGTCGTGGCGCTGACGCTCTTCTCGTTCAATACGCGCCAGTTACGGCAGATGTCTTCGATGCATTGCCATCGCTGCGCGCCATCAGCCGCTATGGCATCGGCGTTGACTCGATCGATCTCGCAGCAGCCGAGCGCCACGGTGTCTGGGTCTCCAACGTACCGGACTATGGTTTCGACGAGGTGCCGACACACGCATTGGCGCTTCTATTTGCGCTCCTCCGGCATGTGCCGTTCCATGATCGCAATATTCGCGGAGGGACGTGGGACTTTCAGGCAACGGGCCCCATAAACCGCATCTCCGAGCTGTCTCTTGGCATTGTAGGTCTTGGCCGCCTGGGGCGCTTTGCCATGGAACGCGCCCGGCCATTCTTCAAGGACGTTATCGCCTATGATCCTTTCCTTGACGATGATCGCTGGCCGAAGGGTGTTGTGAAAGCTTCTTTGCAGGAGGTGTTCCGTCACGCACACGCCATCAGCCTGCATGTACCCCTGACACGGGATAACCGGCATCTCGTCAATGATGCGCTTCTGGCCGAGGTTCCGGAACGCGGGAGCTATCTCGTCAACACCTCCCGTGGCGGGCTGATCGATCTTGAGGCAGCCCTGCGTGCACTCGAAAGCGGCCGTCTCAGAGGGCTGGGCCTCGACGTGATGCCCAGCGAACCGCCGCCGATGGACCATCCGATCCTCCACCATCCGCGCACTGTCATCACGCCCCATGTCGCCTGGTATTCAGAAGCATCCGTCATCGATCTTCGTCGAAAATATACAGAAAATATTGTCACATGGGCAAGGAGCGGAATAGCTCCTAATGCTGTCGTTCGAGGGATAACGGCGCAATCAATGGTCGTCTGA
- a CDS encoding Dabb family protein, with protein sequence MFRHMAILKFKPDADPIAVERYFANFPKLAESLPVIKSWYIGGNEGSGGESHVKRHGFRGNYDVGLVLEFDDQQGYRDYAESPEHQSFFEEFCTPIFAERVVVQFHPK encoded by the coding sequence ATGTTTCGTCATATGGCTATCCTGAAGTTCAAACCCGACGCGGACCCCATCGCGGTTGAGCGTTACTTCGCAAATTTCCCCAAGCTTGCCGAAAGCCTTCCGGTCATCAAGTCCTGGTATATCGGCGGCAATGAGGGATCGGGCGGAGAATCCCACGTGAAACGTCATGGCTTCCGGGGCAACTACGACGTCGGCCTGGTGCTCGAATTCGATGATCAACAGGGCTATCGCGACTACGCGGAATCGCCGGAGCATCAAAGCTTCTTCGAGGAATTCTGTACGCCTATCTTCGCAGAACGTGTGGTCGTTCAGTTCCACCCAAAATAA
- a CDS encoding conserved hypothetical protein (Evidence 4 : Unknown function but conserved in other organisms) has product MATTAIAPSPAPKRRLPLREIARLSLGVVIIGGILFGQQAFGMITRDTRIDPAITRDGLVDVIVVLNFEPERFHNERLARLGMFSGRDGSTRRVRLRQVTQANLNALASMPWIGALEPLK; this is encoded by the coding sequence ATGGCGACAACAGCAATCGCCCCCTCCCCTGCGCCAAAACGCCGTCTGCCCCTGAGAGAGATCGCACGGCTGTCCTTGGGCGTCGTCATCATCGGCGGCATCCTCTTCGGCCAGCAGGCCTTCGGCATGATCACCCGCGACACGCGCATCGATCCGGCGATCACGCGAGACGGCCTTGTGGACGTCATCGTCGTGTTGAATTTCGAGCCGGAGCGCTTCCACAACGAGCGGCTCGCGCGCCTTGGCATGTTCAGCGGGCGTGACGGCTCGACGCGCCGTGTGCGTCTGCGACAGGTTACACAGGCGAACCTGAACGCTCTGGCGAGCATGCCGTGGATCGGAGCCTTGGAGCCACTGAAATGA
- a CDS encoding Amidohydro-rel domain-containing protein encodes MTVIDAHQHVWRFGHRNHSWPEKARRALDRDFTPADLRQLMRSAQVDGTILMQSLNDRDETIEFLTFAAATPWIYGVVGWVPLAGPEAAANALDALPYRDKLVGIRHLINFEPDPRWLLQPAIQEAIGVVAAQHLVFDVVPNDAARLAAVLTTAERHPEMTVVIDHLGRPPVVAAGWEPWASQVAHAAQMPNVFIKLSVGLDIVLDWPWASDELRPYVDHVLEHFGPDRVMAASNWPVSTLAGDYAGLWTGMRALVSGLNADESAMVLGGTAIRAFGLGGGTSDCRILGGQRA; translated from the coding sequence GTGACAGTCATCGATGCCCATCAGCATGTGTGGCGATTTGGACATCGCAACCACAGCTGGCCGGAGAAAGCCCGCCGCGCCCTCGACCGCGATTTCACACCCGCTGATCTCCGCCAATTGATGCGGTCGGCGCAGGTTGACGGGACCATCCTGATGCAGTCCTTGAACGATCGGGATGAGACGATCGAATTCCTCACATTCGCGGCCGCCACGCCCTGGATATACGGCGTCGTTGGCTGGGTGCCCTTGGCAGGCCCGGAAGCGGCCGCAAATGCCCTTGATGCCCTCCCCTATCGCGACAAGCTCGTGGGGATACGCCATCTCATCAATTTCGAGCCTGATCCACGCTGGTTGCTTCAGCCCGCCATCCAGGAGGCCATCGGTGTCGTCGCGGCGCAACACCTGGTGTTTGACGTGGTGCCGAATGACGCAGCGCGCCTCGCTGCCGTTCTGACGACGGCCGAGCGGCATCCAGAAATGACCGTGGTCATCGACCATTTGGGGCGTCCGCCGGTTGTCGCGGCTGGCTGGGAGCCATGGGCCAGTCAAGTTGCACACGCGGCACAGATGCCCAATGTCTTTATCAAGCTCTCGGTGGGTCTCGACATCGTTCTTGACTGGCCCTGGGCATCTGATGAGCTGCGCCCGTACGTTGATCACGTGCTGGAGCATTTTGGCCCGGACCGCGTCATGGCGGCCAGCAACTGGCCGGTTTCGACCCTGGCCGGCGATTATGCCGGATTGTGGACAGGCATGCGTGCGCTCGTCTCCGGCCTGAACGCCGATGAGAGCGCTATGGTCTTGGGCGGAACGGCGATCCGCGCCTTCGGCCTCGGCGGGGGCACCAGCGATTGTCGCATCCTAGGGGGACAAAGAGCGTGA
- a CDS encoding Fumarylacetoacetate hydrolase: MSSISLDVARVMPADWREATLIGRVWNPDLNGPCVVTVRGDDLIDVTPSVLTVSHLCECDDPASAVAGLDGERIAVLADVLRNTPPDNRDSTKPWLLAPIDLQAIKAAGVTFAVSMLERVIEEKARGNPAVAATIRAEVNRLVGNDLANLKPGSAEASALKDVLVEQGAWSQYLEVGIGPDAEIFTKGPPMSAVGVGMDAGLHPQSSWNNPEPEVALAVSSKGRIVGAMLGNDVNLRDVEGRSALLLGKAKDNNAACVLGPFLRLFDHGFTLDDVRATVVTLVVEGDDGFRMEGSSSIARISRDPEDLVTQMIGPHHQYPDGAVLFLGTMFAPVDDRGAPGKGFTHKLDDIVTIAAPKLGALVNRMRTTDACEPWTFGLRALMASLGERGLFSRQPNTAPHR; the protein is encoded by the coding sequence ATGTCCTCTATTTCACTTGATGTCGCACGGGTCATGCCTGCGGACTGGCGGGAAGCGACGCTCATCGGCAGGGTCTGGAATCCGGATCTCAACGGGCCATGTGTCGTGACCGTTCGTGGCGACGATCTGATCGACGTTACCCCCTCCGTGCTCACGGTCAGCCATCTTTGCGAATGCGATGATCCTGCCAGCGCTGTCGCCGGCCTGGACGGCGAGCGCATTGCGGTTTTGGCGGATGTTCTGCGGAATACGCCGCCGGACAACCGCGATTCAACGAAGCCCTGGTTGCTCGCGCCGATCGACCTGCAGGCGATCAAGGCAGCCGGCGTCACGTTCGCCGTGTCCATGTTGGAGCGTGTCATCGAGGAAAAGGCTCGCGGCAATCCGGCGGTTGCCGCAACCATCCGCGCGGAGGTCAATCGCCTCGTTGGAAACGATTTGGCCAATCTGAAACCAGGATCCGCCGAGGCCTCCGCGCTGAAGGACGTGCTGGTCGAACAGGGCGCATGGAGCCAGTACCTCGAGGTCGGTATCGGGCCGGATGCGGAGATCTTCACAAAGGGCCCGCCGATGTCCGCGGTGGGTGTTGGCATGGATGCTGGCCTACACCCACAATCCAGCTGGAACAACCCCGAGCCGGAGGTCGCTCTTGCCGTCTCCTCCAAGGGCAGGATCGTCGGGGCGATGCTCGGCAATGATGTCAATCTGCGAGACGTCGAGGGCCGGTCCGCCTTGCTGTTGGGGAAGGCCAAGGACAACAACGCCGCCTGTGTGCTTGGCCCCTTTCTCCGCCTCTTCGACCACGGATTTACCCTTGATGACGTCCGCGCGACGGTTGTGACCCTGGTCGTCGAAGGCGACGATGGTTTCCGCATGGAGGGCTCCTCGTCGATCGCCAGGATCAGCCGCGATCCAGAGGACCTCGTCACGCAAATGATCGGCCCGCATCACCAATACCCCGACGGGGCGGTGCTGTTTCTCGGCACGATGTTCGCGCCGGTGGATGACCGTGGCGCTCCCGGCAAAGGCTTCACGCATAAGCTGGATGACATCGTAACCATCGCAGCGCCTAAACTTGGAGCATTGGTCAACAGGATGCGCACGACCGACGCATGTGAACCATGGACGTTTGGCCTTCGCGCGCTGATGGCGTCGCTCGGTGAGCGAGGGCTATTCAGCCGCCAGCCCAATACCGCGCCGCATCGCTAA